The Cellulosilyticum sp. I15G10I2 genome contains the following window.
TTTACTCGAAATAGCATTTCTTGTTCATCAAAAGGTTTCGTCATATAATCATCAGTTCCTGCGAGAAAACCCTTATGCTTATCTTTCGTCTCCTGATTGGCTGTTACCATCAGTATTGGAATGTTTTCTCCCACACCACGTAATTGCTCACAAAATTTATAACCATCCATACGAGGCATCATCAAATCCAATACAATCAAATCAAATCGCCGTTTTTCCATCCTGTCAAGTGCCTCAAGGCCATCTTTTGCAGTATATGGGCTATATCCACCGCGCTTTAGAACAGCGCACATTAGTTTTTGTGTATTTATATCATCTTCGACAATTAAAATATCAAACACTGTAGGTCACCTCCATTATACGTATTATATCACCTACAAAGTAAACTGAACATCAACTGAATTTTAAGTAAAAATTGATGCTCAGTTGATGTTTTAAAATTAAAGTTCACTATAGCGTTAATTTCAATAAAAACGTAAAAAAATTCACAAAAGGAGTGTATGAAATGGAAAAATTAAATAGTGACTGCTGCGCTGCAATACAGCTAGATAGTCTCACAAAAAATTTTGGTGATTATCATGCCGTTAGCGACCTTTCACTTGAGGTAAATAGTGGCGAAATATTCGGATTTCTTGGTCTGAATGGTGCAGGCAAATCAACCACAATTAAAATGATGCTGTCCTTACTAACCCCCTCGTCCGGTAGTATCTATATGCTGGGAAATAAAGTTGGCTCAGCAAGTCACAAGCTGTGGGAGCAAGTTGGATATTTGGAGGAAGTCACTTATTATCCAGGACTTACTGTAATAGAAAATTTAGACATTGCTCGCAGAATGCAAATGATATCTGACCGCCAATCCATTACCAAAGTGATACAAAAACTCGGTTTAGAGGCTCATAAAAATAAAAAAAGCAAAAAATCTTTCTTTGGGAAACAAACAACGGCTAGGGTTAGCTAAAGCAATGATTCATAGTCCGAAAATTTTAATTTTGGATGAACCTATCAACGGCCTCGATCCCGCTGGTGTCGTGGAAATTCGGGAAATGCTTTTTGATTTATCCAAAAATTTTGGAGTTACTGTTTTTATATCCAGTCATCAACTAGAAGAACTTTCCAAACTGGTTGATCGGATTGGCATCATCCATGAAGGACGGTTAATTCAGGAAATCAAAATGACACATCTAGAGCAGTCTTTACAAAAACACATGGTTTTGGATGGCCGCAATAAAAATGCAATGAAACATATACTCGCAGAACAGGGATATAGCTTTAAGGAAAACATAGATGGTCGCTTGTTGCTTTCAGCAGGCTCCACAATTGAAAAACCTGAAAGATTAGCTGAATTGCTGGTTCGCTTTGGACAGCCCCCAACACAACTAAATATCGTTACCGAAGATTTGGAAAGTTATTTCTTGCGGATCATTCAAAGTACAAGGAGGATACAGGAATGAAAATATTATCATTTATACATTGTGAAGTTCTTAAGGTCTTGCGTTCAAGTGTTTTTTGGATTGTTATTGTCGCATTTGCCACTATGCCAATTATGCTCGGTTTAGTCACATATATCAATGCTGTAGATGCCGGATGGGAGCCTTATTTAACAGATTTACTTGGTACAAACACTGCTCTTTTGGTGATTGGATTCTCTTTTACCGCATGTTGGGTTTTCGGACGGGAGTATACAGATAAAACGATCAGTGAATTGCTAGTGAAACCAGTATCTAAACTTTATGTGGCACTTTCAAAGTTCATCGTAATTTTTCTTTGGGATGTATTGTTGGTCTTTTTCATGTTCGCTGTTGTATGCATTATGGGCATTTTGATTGGACTTAATGGTGGGACATGGTTGCTTATAACGAATAGCTTTCTTACTTTTATGGCAGCATCACTGCTAACGATGGTTGTTAGTACAATAAGTGCTCTACTAGCAAATGTCAGCAAGGGATATTTAGCTCCTATTGGACTTGCATTCCTTATTGTGGTCATTTCCAATGTCGTGGCACAGGCTGGCCTTGCCGCTTACTTTCCTTGGACAATTCCGGCATTATTTATTTCAAATGTTCATCTTGGTATCGTTAGCATCGTCATACTTGCTATTACGGGAATAGTAGGGTTTATTGGAACAATCGCATGGTGGAGCTTTACCGAACAGCAATAGGCTAGAATATAACTGTAGACACAGATTGTTGATTTATAGGGTACTGGGAATTATTCAATCTTATAATTGGAGCAGCCCAGCGCCTCCTATCAACTTTTGCTAATAAGCTTATCGATTTACATCACAAGAAGCATTTTTAACTAATCTTGAGTGATTTTATTACTTCACTATTTCACAACCCCAACCGTCATATTCTATTTTGTATCTGTTAGCTATTTCTTCCATTCTATAAGTTTCGTCAAAAATAACCTGATCTTCTATCGCATCTTCAGCTTTAGCTTCTGCTTCGTAGAAGAAAAAATGAACTCGGCTAAGTGTCAAGTTCATTTTTACTGATTAGTAATGGTATTGTAATTATTCGATACTGGGGTAGTCCCCCACAAAGAAAAGCGATGGCAATATTGTTTTTCAACGATTTCTTGGAATGAGTATTAATTAAATCGATATTAAATTCATCTGTTAACTCATCGCCACCATCTATCATAACTAAAATTGAGTGAACAGCTCCTTTTATTGCTTCATCCAAAATATTTTATTTTTCATAATACTCTAAAGAACCCATGATTTCTTCAAGAGAAGATTTTGCATAGCAGATGGAAGTATCTGCTGCGCCATAATAAATATGAATATCTTCTTCATCAGGAATAACTCCGCAAGTAAATACTACCCCTCCAAGAAATCCTTCTGTTTCATAAATTTCCTTAGGCTCTAGAATAGGTTCTTTACTTCGTGCAATGATTTCCCACGGACGTG
Protein-coding sequences here:
- a CDS encoding ABC transporter permease, whose product is MKILSFIHCEVLKVLRSSVFWIVIVAFATMPIMLGLVTYINAVDAGWEPYLTDLLGTNTALLVIGFSFTACWVFGREYTDKTISELLVKPVSKLYVALSKFIVIFLWDVLLVFFMFAVVCIMGILIGLNGGTWLLITNSFLTFMAASLLTMVVSTISALLANVSKGYLAPIGLAFLIVVISNVVAQAGLAAYFPWTIPALFISNVHLGIVSIVILAITGIVGFIGTIAWWSFTEQQ
- a CDS encoding ribonuclease E inhibitor RraB; translation: MNLTLSRVHFFFYEAEAKAEDAIEDQVIFDETYRMEEIANRYKIEYDGWGCEIVK
- a CDS encoding response regulator transcription factor, which produces MFDILIVEDDINTQKLMCAVLKRGGYSPYTAKDGLEALDRMEKRRFDLIVLDLMMPRMDGYKFCEQLRGVGENIPILMVTANQETKDKHKGFLAGTDDYMTKPFDEQEMLFRVKALLRRAQIASEHRVVMGETTADYKTLTVSWKSEQHALPKKEFQLLFKLMSYPNMIFTRNQLMDEFWGLETETDEHTLNVHINRLRDKLRDNPDFEIVTVRGLGYKIVRCV